Below is a genomic region from Pseudomonas sp. JQ170C.
ACCGGGGTGCTCTTGAGAATATGGCAGGGGCGGCTGGATTCGAACCAACGCATGGCAGGATCAAAACCTGCTGCCTTACCGCTTGGCGACGCCCCTGTAGACTTGGCAGCATGCCCGTGAAGGCCTGTGCAAGAATGCGCGCAAATTTACCAACATATTTGCCCCCTGGGAAGCCCCTTCCGCAAAAAAATATCAGTGGAAACAGCCGCTTACTGCCCGAGTGACGATTTTTGGCAGCGCAGCCGGGGCTCAGACCCGCTCGTTGATGCCCTGGTACGTACGACTCGGCGCCATTGAACAGCATTGAACTATAATTGCTCTTATTAGCGTTTTAACTAATGGCTTAATTAACTTCCGCCTCCATGACCTGTATCAATAAGCCGTCGGTCGCTCTACGGTTTTATCGACAAACTCGAAGCACTTGTTGATCTACGCTCAATCAACAGTTCGACTGGAGATCGTTCCATGTCATTGGCTGAAGAACAAAAACCCGCGCGCCGCAAGGAAGCCAGGCTGTTCATCTTTCTTGTCGCCTTTCTCTTCCCCTTGCTGTCGGTGGCTATCGTCGGCGGCTACGGCTTTATCATCTGGTTCTTGCAAATGCTCTACGGCCCGCCTGGGCCGCCCAACGGATAGACCTTCCCCTACCGTGTCTATTGGAGCCAGCCCATGGACGAAATGCTGCATATCGCCAGTCTTGTCGTACTTGCCCGCCCTGAACTGCTAGAAGCGGTAAAAGCCAACTTGCGCCTGCTTGAAGGGCTGGAGTTGCATCAACAAAGTGCCGTTGGGAAGTTGGTGGTGGTACTTGAAGCCCGTGATGAAACACAGATTCTTCAGTGCATTGAACAGATCAACAACTTGCCCGGCGTATTGAATGCGGCGTTGATCTATCACGAACTCCTCGACCCTGCAGGAGCGTCCCAATGAGCATGACCCGCCGTGAATTTGCCAAGGCCCAGGCTGCCGCCATTGCTGCCGCTGCGGCCGGCTTGCCGATCTACACCACCGCCAGCAACCTGATCACCGAAGCCGACATGGTCACCCTGGACTGGAACAAGGCGCCCTGCCGCTTCTGCGGCACCGGTTGCAGCGTGATGGTCGCCACCCGCGACAACAAGGTCGTGGCCACCCACGGCGACGTCAAGGCCGAGGTCAACCGCGGGCTCAACTGCGTCAAAGGCTATTTCCTGTCCAAGATCATGTACGGCAACGATCGCCTGACCCAGCCGCTGCTGCGCATGAAAAATGGCCAGTACGACAAACAGGGCGAGTTCCAGCCCATCAGTTGGGAAAAGGCCTTCGACATCATGGAGGCCAAGTTCAAGGAGGCCCTGAAGAACAAAGGCCCGGAAGCGGTGGGCATGTTCGGCTCCGGGCAATGGACCGTGTGGGAAGGCTATGCCGCCAACAAGCTGATGAAGGCCGGCTTTCGCAGCAACAACATCGACCCCAACGCTCGCCATTGCATGGCCTCGGCGGTCATGGGTTTCATGCGCACCTTCGGCATGGACGAGCCGATGGGCTGCTACGACGATATCGAAGCCACCGATGCCTTCGTGCTCTGGGGCTCGAACATGGCCGAGATGCACCCGATCCTCTGGAGCCGGGTCACCGACCGACGCCTGAGCAACCCCCAGGTCAAGGTCGCGGTGCTGTCGACCTTCGAGCACCGCAGCTTCGAGCTGGCCGACATCCCCATGGTGTTCACGCCACAGACTGACCTGTTGATCCTCAACTACATCGCCAACCACATCATCGAAAGCGGTGCGGTGAACAAGGACTTCGTCAGCAAGCACACCCGCTTTGCCAAGGGCGCCGATGACATCGGCTATGGCCTGCGGCCGGACAACCCCCTGGAGGCCAAGGCCAAGAACGCCGACAAGGCCAACACCTGGAGCGACATCGACTTCGACCAGTTCGCCGCGTTCGTCAGGCCCTACACCCTGGAGCGCACCGCCAAGGAGACCGGCGTGCCTGCCGAGCGTCTCAAGGCCCTGGCCGAGCTGTATGCCGATCCCAAGCGCAAGGTGGTGTCGTTCTGGACCATGGGGTTCAACCAGCACACCCGCGGGGTGTGGGCCAACAACCTGATCTACAACATCCACTTGCTCACCGGCAAGATCAGTGAGCCGGGCAACAGCCCCTTCTCCCTCACCGGCCAGCCCTCGGCCTGTGGCACGGCGCGCGAAGTCGGGACCTTCTCCCACCGCCTGCCGGCGGACCTGGTAGTGACCAACCCAAAGCACCGCGCCACCGCCGAGAAGATCTGGAAGCTGCCCGCCGGCACCATCCAGGAAAAGGTCGGGTTCCATGCCGTGCAGCAGAGCCGCATGCTCAAGGACGGCGTCCTCAACGTCTACTGGACCCAGGCCAGCAACAACATGCATGCCGGCCCCAACATCATGCAGGAGGTCCTGCCTGGCTGGCGCAAGCCGGACAACTTCGTCATCGTCTCGGACGTCTACCCCACGGTCTCGGCCCAGGCCGCCGACCTGATCCTGCCCAGCGCCATGTGGGTGGAAAAGGAAGGCGCCTTCGGCAACGCCGAGCGCAGGACCCAGTTCTGGCACCAACTGGTTACCGCACCGGGCGATGCCAAGTCCGATTTGTGGCAGTTGGTGGAGTTCTCCAAACGCTTTACCACCGATGAAGTCTGGCCGGCGGAGCTGCTGGCCAAGGCCCCCGAGCTCAAGGGCAAGACCTTGTACGAGGTGCTGTACAAGAACGGTCAGGTCGATCAGTTCCCGGTCGAGCAACTGGAGGCCGGCTTCAAGAACGATGAGGCCAAGGCCTTCGGCTTCTACCTGCAAAAGGGCCTGTTCGAGGAGTACGCCCAGTTCGGCCGTGGCCACGGTCATGACCTCGCCACCTTCGACCGCTACCACAGCGAACGCGGGTTGCGCTGGCCGGTGGTGGACGGCAAGGAAACCCGCTGGCGCTACCGCGAAGGGCTCGACCCCTATGTGCAGGCCGGCAGCGGCGTGCAGTTCTATGGCTACCCGGACAAGAAGGCAATCATCTTCGCCCTGCCCTACGAGCCGCCTGCCGAAGCCCCGGACAAGGACTACCCGTTCTGGCTGAGCACCGGCCGCGTGCTGGAGCACTGGCACACGGGCAGCATGACCCAGCGGGTCGAGGAGCTGTACAAGGCGGTGCCCGACGCCCTGGTGTACATGCACCCGGAGGATGCCAAGGCGCTGAACGCCCGGCGTGGCAGTGAAGTGAAGGTGATCAGCCGCCGTGGCGAGATCCGTGCGCGCATCGAAACCCGCGGGCGCAACAAGCCACCGCGCGGGCTGGTGTTCGTGCCGTTCTTCGATGCCAACAAGCTGATCAACAAGGTCACGCTCGATGCCACCGACCCGATCTCCAAGCAGACCGACTACAAAAAATGCGCCATTCGCATCGAGTTGATCAGCGTGGCCTGAGGAGCACCGTCATGAAGCTACGAATCCTGCCGTTGTGCCTGCTCGCTGCCATAGGTGTGGTGATCGCTGCCGAGGTTGACTACCCCCTGGACGCGCCCGGGCCGGACGGGCGGCGCCCCGGTGGCACCCTGACCCAGAGCATGCCGGCCCCGGTCATTGCCAACGATGAAAACAAGGACCTCAAGCGCGAACGCAACTACCCGGACCAACCCCCGACCATCCCCCACAGCATTCGCGGCTACCAGATCGACATTAACGGCAACAAGTGCCTGTCGTGCCACAGCCGGGCCAACAGCGCACGCAGCCAGGCCACCATGATCAGCATCACCCACTACATGGACCGCGACGGCCAGGCGCTGGCGGCAGTTTCACCCCGGCGCTACTTCTGCAACCAATGCCATGTACCGCAGAAAGAGGTGCAGCCGCTGGTGGGCAACAGCTTCGAGACCATCGACAAGATCCTGCAAGACGACGCCAACGCCAAACCTTGAGGAGCCGCCATGAAAGCACTGTTCGCCCTGCTCAAGGAGTACTGGGGCATCCTCTGTCGACCCAGCGTGTACTTCAGCCTGGGCTTCCTGACCCTGGGCGGGTTTATCGCCGGGATCATCTTCTGGGGTGGTTTCAACACGGCGCTGGAGATGACCAACACCGAAAAATTCTGCGTGTCCTGCCACGAGATGCGCGACAACGTCTTCGTCGAACTCAAGGAAACCATCCACTACACCAACCGCTCGGGCGTGCGCGCCAGCTGCCCGGATTGCCATGTGCCCCACGAATGGACCCACAAGATCGCCCGCAAGATGCAGGCGTCCAAGGAAGTGTGGGGCAAGCTCTTCGGCACCATCGACACCCGCGACAAATTCGTGGCCTTGCGCCGGGAACTGGCCGAGCACGAATGGGCGCGGCTCAAGGCCAACGACTCACGGGAGTGTCGTAACTGCCACAACTTCGAGTTCATGGACTTCACCCGCCAGAGCAAACGGGCAGCGGCCATGCACTCCACCTCACTGGCCAAGGGCGAAGCCACGTGCATTGACTGTCACAAGGGCATCGCCCACAAACTGCCCGATATGCATGGGGTCAAGGGCTGGTAGCACCGGGAATACGGCAGGGACGCTGGGGCGACTGCTGCGCAGTCGATCGCAGCCTCGTTCCTCGGCAGCGGCTACCACGGCCCCTGTAGCCGCTGGCGCCAGCCTGCGATCGACCGCGCAGCGGTCGCCCACCGCTACCGGCCTCGCGCCCGCTCCAACACGCCAAACACGCCCATCCCCAGCAGCATCGCCGCGACAAAGAACAGCACCTGCCAGTTCCCGCTCAACACCAGGGCCAATGAAGGCCCAGGGCAGATCCCGGCGATACCCCAGCCCACGCCAAACACCAGGCTGCCGATGATCAAGCGCCGATCCAGCTCACGGGCCACCGGCATGCGCATCGGCAGGCCGAGCAACGAGCGGGTATGGCGCTTGCTCCACTGCATCGGCACCAGCGCAGCCCCGATCGCCCCCACCATCACCAGCCCCAGGGACGGGTCCCACTGCCCGGCAAGGTCCAGAAACCCCAGCACCTTGGCCGGGTCGGCCATGCCCGCCAGCAACAGGCCAAGACCAAACAACAACCCGGCCACCACCGCCATCACACCCCGCATGATCAAGCCCCCAGCACATGACGAACGATGAACACCACGGCAAAACCGCTGGCCATGAAGCACAGCGTCGCCAGCAATGAACGGGGCGACAGCCGCGCAAGGCCACACACGCCATGGCCACTGGTACAACCGGCGGCGTAACGGGTACCCAGGCCGACCAACAGCCCAGCCACGATCAGGCCCCACACGCTGGTCTCGAACATCACCTGCACCGGCCCTGCCCACAACCAC
It encodes:
- the napE gene encoding periplasmic nitrate reductase, NapE protein — its product is MSLAEEQKPARRKEARLFIFLVAFLFPLLSVAIVGGYGFIIWFLQMLYGPPGPPNG
- a CDS encoding chaperone NapD: MDEMLHIASLVVLARPELLEAVKANLRLLEGLELHQQSAVGKLVVVLEARDETQILQCIEQINNLPGVLNAALIYHELLDPAGASQ
- the napA gene encoding nitrate reductase catalytic subunit NapA, with protein sequence MSMTRREFAKAQAAAIAAAAAGLPIYTTASNLITEADMVTLDWNKAPCRFCGTGCSVMVATRDNKVVATHGDVKAEVNRGLNCVKGYFLSKIMYGNDRLTQPLLRMKNGQYDKQGEFQPISWEKAFDIMEAKFKEALKNKGPEAVGMFGSGQWTVWEGYAANKLMKAGFRSNNIDPNARHCMASAVMGFMRTFGMDEPMGCYDDIEATDAFVLWGSNMAEMHPILWSRVTDRRLSNPQVKVAVLSTFEHRSFELADIPMVFTPQTDLLILNYIANHIIESGAVNKDFVSKHTRFAKGADDIGYGLRPDNPLEAKAKNADKANTWSDIDFDQFAAFVRPYTLERTAKETGVPAERLKALAELYADPKRKVVSFWTMGFNQHTRGVWANNLIYNIHLLTGKISEPGNSPFSLTGQPSACGTAREVGTFSHRLPADLVVTNPKHRATAEKIWKLPAGTIQEKVGFHAVQQSRMLKDGVLNVYWTQASNNMHAGPNIMQEVLPGWRKPDNFVIVSDVYPTVSAQAADLILPSAMWVEKEGAFGNAERRTQFWHQLVTAPGDAKSDLWQLVEFSKRFTTDEVWPAELLAKAPELKGKTLYEVLYKNGQVDQFPVEQLEAGFKNDEAKAFGFYLQKGLFEEYAQFGRGHGHDLATFDRYHSERGLRWPVVDGKETRWRYREGLDPYVQAGSGVQFYGYPDKKAIIFALPYEPPAEAPDKDYPFWLSTGRVLEHWHTGSMTQRVEELYKAVPDALVYMHPEDAKALNARRGSEVKVISRRGEIRARIETRGRNKPPRGLVFVPFFDANKLINKVTLDATDPISKQTDYKKCAIRIELISVA
- a CDS encoding nitrate reductase cytochrome c-type subunit; amino-acid sequence: MKLRILPLCLLAAIGVVIAAEVDYPLDAPGPDGRRPGGTLTQSMPAPVIANDENKDLKRERNYPDQPPTIPHSIRGYQIDINGNKCLSCHSRANSARSQATMISITHYMDRDGQALAAVSPRRYFCNQCHVPQKEVQPLVGNSFETIDKILQDDANAKP
- a CDS encoding cytochrome c3 family protein, giving the protein MKALFALLKEYWGILCRPSVYFSLGFLTLGGFIAGIIFWGGFNTALEMTNTEKFCVSCHEMRDNVFVELKETIHYTNRSGVRASCPDCHVPHEWTHKIARKMQASKEVWGKLFGTIDTRDKFVALRRELAEHEWARLKANDSRECRNCHNFEFMDFTRQSKRAAAMHSTSLAKGEATCIDCHKGIAHKLPDMHGVKGW
- a CDS encoding DUF6691 family protein — its product is MRGVMAVVAGLLFGLGLLLAGMADPAKVLGFLDLAGQWDPSLGLVMVGAIGAALVPMQWSKRHTRSLLGLPMRMPVARELDRRLIIGSLVFGVGWGIAGICPGPSLALVLSGNWQVLFFVAAMLLGMGVFGVLERARGR
- a CDS encoding YeeE/YedE family protein, with the protein product MTIDWTHFTPWTALMGGVLIGVAVSLFALVNGRVAGISGLLGSVLQPGSEGRGEKALFLAGVLLSPLLWWLWAGPVQVMFETSVWGLIVAGLLVGLGTRYAAGCTSGHGVCGLARLSPRSLLATLCFMASGFAVVFIVRHVLGA